DNA from Ruficoccus amylovorans:
GATAATGTCCTGAAGCTGCTGCCTGGCCTTTGAATCACCAGGCACTCCGATCAGGGCGAGATCAGCGTTTCCTCGGATGAGAAAGATTTCGCCGTTGATATCGTGGAATAACCGACGCAGGTCGCTTTGCTCGCGGGAGGTCGCTTTCATGACTACAATACGCTGATATCGGTGTTCGGCGGCTGGGCTTAATGTCCAAGTCCTTTTAGTTGAAAATCTTACCAGATTTATAAGTAGGGCTTTTGGTTGCCTCAAGGTGCCATTTGCAGGGGGAGGGTTAGGCTCAAGGCCTCATTTTGTTGCCCGGCAGCGAATGCCTCATTGGCCGATTCCCGGGTATAGATTGGCCTTAGTTTACGCTGAATTTGACGCTTATGGGAAGGGAAGAGTAGATACGGCGAAACTGGCTGTGATTGCGGCAGCAATGGAGAGACTGCGCCGCGGCAATATTTGCGGATGGCAGTAGCACCGGTCAGTCGTGCGGGCTGAAGGAGAAACCGTAGCGGCCGACGCTCAGCCCTCCAGCAGGCGCAGGAGTTCAGCGTTGTTCTTGGTCTTGCTCATACGCTCGATCAGGGTTTCGCAGGCGTCCTCGATCTTCATGGGTGCGAGGGCACGGCGGAAAAAGCCGACCTTGTCGAGTGTCTTGGGGTCGAGCAGGAGCTCTTCCTTACGGGTGCCGGAGGCGTTAATGTTGATGGCTGGCCACAGGCGCAGTTCGGCGCACTTGCGGTCGAGGACCATTTCCATGTTACCGGTTCCTTTAAACTCTTCGAAAATGAGGTCGTCCATCTTGCTGCCGGTCTGGATGAGCGCGGAGGCGATGATGGTCAGGCTGCCGGCTTCCTCGGTGTTGCGGGCGGAGGAAAAGAGCTGACGCGGTTTTTCCAGGGCTCGCACGTCGAGACCGCCGGTCATGGTGCGCCCGGAACTGCGGTTGGCGTTGTGGGCGCGGGAAAGGCGGGTGATCGAGTCCAGCAGCAGGACGACGTCCTTGCCGACTTCCATCTGGCGCTTGGCCCGGTCGATGGCGATGTCGGCGATGCGGATGTGGCTCTCAAGCTCCTCGTCATTGGAGGAGGCGAAAATCTCGGCCGTGGGCAGTTCGCGGCGGAAGTCGGTGACTTCCTCGGGCCGTTCGTCCACCAGCAGGATCATGACGGAGCACTCGGGGTGGTTTTCAATCACGCCCTCGGCGATGTCCTTGAGCAGGGTGGTCTTGCCGGTGCGAGGCGGGGCTACGATAAGGCCGCGCTGGCCCTTGCCGATGGGGCAGAACAGATCGATCACGCGGGTGGTGAGGCGTCCGTCCTTGCTCTCCAGGTTGAGCCGTTCGTTGGGCGCGATGGTGGTGAGCTGGGAAAAGTCGTAGCGGCGGCGGCGGTCTTCGACGCTGAGCCCGTCGATGGCCTCGATGTAGCGGACCTTCGGGTTGGGGAAGCGTCCGTCGTGGAGGGCGTTGGCGCTGATCCACTGGCCGCGCTTGAGCTTAAAGCGGCGGACGAGCTCGCGCGGGATAAAGGGGTCGCTGTGGCGCTGGCGTCCGTTTTTGGACGGATCGAGCAGCTGGCCCGTCTTGTTGTTGGACGGTTCGAAGATGCCTTCGACGGTGATCTGGTTCTCTGGCGAGTGGTTTTCGCTCATAAAAAAGGTGTTCACGCAACGGAGCCGTCAAGCTGCGTGCGAGCGGTGGAAAGAAGGGGAAGGTGTCTGCCGCTACGGTGCGGTGACGGGCCGAATTGGCCTCCGGGCGGTTAGAAACAAGTTCGTCCCGGTTTTAGCTAGGTTCTCAGGGCCGGGCGGGGGAATCAAGCCCAAATTTTCGGCCTTTTATCGGCTCTTGGGAGGCTTTTTTGGCATTTGACGGTGCGGCAGGGATGCAAATTCGTCCCGGACGGGCTATACTAATCATTAGACTCGTGGCGCGGGTTCTCAATTGACAGCCTGCGCAGTATTGTCAGACTCGCAATTTCTTACCCTATGAAGTTCCCCCTTATGAAGATGCGGAAGCCCCGTTCCGGCTTCACCCTGATCGAGTTGCTGGTGGTGATGGGCGTTATCCTGATCCTGGCCGGTATCGTCGTCGGCGTGCAGCGCGGTGTTTACTACCAGCAGTCCCAGGCCCGCGCCAAAGCCGACCTGCAGGCCATTGCCAACGCGCTGGAGTCCTTCAAGCTCAAGTACGGCGACTATCCCTGGCTCGGCGCCGACGCCACCGATTCCAGCGTGGGTAATGCCGAAGAATTGTTTCAGGTACTGACGGGACAACTGGTTCTGCGCAAGAATGGCACTCAGTACGATATGACCGACCCGTCCACAGCTCAACGGGTGCCCTTGATCGACGAAAACCTTATTGATGCCCACGAAACCAGCAATAATCCTGACTATTTCATCGACCCGTGGGGCAACCCGTACAAGTACTACTACAAGACCGTGGCTCAGGGGCGCAGCGGTACGGGCTGGAACCACTCTGGCTTCATTCTGATGTCCACCGGGCCGGACCGCCGGACCGGACCGACCTCTGGCACCGGTTACAACCTGGGCACTGGGATCTTTCCCCAGAACGGAGACGACTACTTTGGTACACCTGGTACGACGAACTATGCTTTCGATAACATTATTTTCGGCCTGGAAGCTCCGTAACACCTAATTTTAACTGCCCTATGAAAAAGACCCTTCGCCCCCGCCGTCGCGGCTTTACCCTGATCGAACTGCTGACCGTTATCGCGGTCATCGGCATCCTCGCGAGTATCCTGATCCCCAC
Protein-coding regions in this window:
- the rho gene encoding transcription termination factor Rho; the encoded protein is MSENHSPENQITVEGIFEPSNNKTGQLLDPSKNGRQRHSDPFIPRELVRRFKLKRGQWISANALHDGRFPNPKVRYIEAIDGLSVEDRRRRYDFSQLTTIAPNERLNLESKDGRLTTRVIDLFCPIGKGQRGLIVAPPRTGKTTLLKDIAEGVIENHPECSVMILLVDERPEEVTDFRRELPTAEIFASSNDEELESHIRIADIAIDRAKRQMEVGKDVVLLLDSITRLSRAHNANRSSGRTMTGGLDVRALEKPRQLFSSARNTEEAGSLTIIASALIQTGSKMDDLIFEEFKGTGNMEMVLDRKCAELRLWPAININASGTRKEELLLDPKTLDKVGFFRRALAPMKIEDACETLIERMSKTKNNAELLRLLEG
- a CDS encoding prepilin-type N-terminal cleavage/methylation domain-containing protein, whose translation is MKFPLMKMRKPRSGFTLIELLVVMGVILILAGIVVGVQRGVYYQQSQARAKADLQAIANALESFKLKYGDYPWLGADATDSSVGNAEELFQVLTGQLVLRKNGTQYDMTDPSTAQRVPLIDENLIDAHETSNNPDYFIDPWGNPYKYYYKTVAQGRSGTGWNHSGFILMSTGPDRRTGPTSGTGYNLGTGIFPQNGDDYFGTPGTTNYAFDNIIFGLEAP